From Rhodopseudomonas palustris, a single genomic window includes:
- the dapF gene encoding diaminopimelate epimerase gives MSALDNRLFAKMNGIGNEIVVVDLRDQPAPVTPADARAVAAHVPYDQLMLLQPARLPGTEAFVRIYNNDGSESGACGNGMRCVARQMFAGSDQNGLTFETRAGLLNCWRGPADGFYTVDMGEPKFGWQDIPLAEEFRDTRMIELQIGPIDAPVLHTPSVVSMGNPHAIFWVDDVNAYDLGRFGPLLENHPIFPERANITLAHIVDRQHITMRTWERGAGLTKACGSAACATAVAAARLKRTERTVDMTLPGGRLTIEWRESDNHVLMTGGAEFEFEGRFDPALFTGALDPTGA, from the coding sequence ATGAGCGCGCTGGACAACCGCCTGTTCGCCAAGATGAACGGCATCGGCAACGAGATCGTGGTGGTCGATTTGCGCGACCAGCCGGCGCCGGTGACGCCGGCCGATGCGCGGGCGGTGGCGGCGCACGTGCCCTACGACCAACTGATGCTGCTGCAGCCGGCCCGGCTGCCCGGCACCGAAGCCTTCGTCCGGATCTACAACAATGACGGTTCCGAATCCGGCGCCTGCGGCAACGGCATGCGCTGCGTCGCGCGCCAGATGTTCGCCGGCAGCGACCAGAACGGCCTGACGTTCGAGACCCGCGCCGGCCTGCTCAATTGCTGGCGCGGCCCGGCCGATGGCTTCTACACCGTCGATATGGGCGAGCCGAAGTTCGGCTGGCAGGATATTCCGCTCGCCGAGGAATTCCGCGACACCCGGATGATCGAATTGCAGATCGGTCCGATCGACGCGCCGGTGCTGCACACGCCGTCGGTCGTCAGCATGGGCAACCCGCACGCGATCTTCTGGGTCGACGATGTGAACGCCTACGATCTCGGCCGGTTCGGACCATTGCTCGAGAACCATCCGATCTTCCCGGAGCGCGCCAACATCACGCTCGCCCATATCGTCGATCGTCAGCACATCACGATGCGGACCTGGGAGCGCGGAGCAGGGCTGACCAAGGCGTGCGGCTCGGCCGCCTGCGCGACCGCGGTCGCGGCGGCGCGGCTGAAGCGCACCGAACGGACGGTCGACATGACGTTGCCGGGCGGCCGGCTCACCATCGAGTGGCGCGAGAGCGACAACCACGTGCTGATGACCGGCGGCGCCGAATTCGAGTTCGAAGGCCGGTTCGATCCGGCGCTGTTCACCGGCGCGCTCGACCCGACTGGCGCCTGA
- a CDS encoding heme biosynthesis protein HemY: MLRIVLFLVIIALAAAGAAWVAEQPGEVVLSWNDWRASMTLPVFAAALGAGVVAVMLAWAIVLGAVRAPGWMKRGRSSRRSERARNAITQGLLAVGHGDSAAARAHANAARRHAPHDPLALLLQAQSAQLEGDREGARRAFLAMASRKDTKSLGMRGLYIEAQRADDPYAALAIAEEALRLQPNCAWASQAVLGFRCARSDWTGALEILERNLSAGLIDKKAFRRQRAVLLTARAIDLEESDESLARDSALEANKLAPTLVPAAVLAAKHLAGAHQVRRAMKVIEAAWQAQPHPELASTYANLKPGDTATARLGRVENLVGKGPQQLESAVAIARAAIDAGSFGRARAALEPYLEMPTQRVAMLMAEIEHGDRGDTAKARAWTLRAVRALHDPVWTADGYVSDHWRPVSPVTGRLDAFQWQVPVSALPSSKAVVIDDKFHDALIASATTEALPASETSEAVTVTVEAAPEAPIVTPKEPTVAAEEPAKPDKPAKAAEAPAETMAAPASSSSPLFHRRKEAAPVIPIVRAPDDPGVDDDAAPEEFTERTPAPAGQGSGWRGYRPPR; the protein is encoded by the coding sequence ATGCTGCGCATCGTCCTGTTTCTCGTGATCATCGCGCTCGCGGCGGCGGGCGCTGCCTGGGTGGCCGAACAGCCCGGCGAGGTGGTGCTGTCCTGGAACGACTGGCGGGCGTCGATGACGCTGCCGGTGTTCGCGGCGGCGCTCGGCGCCGGCGTGGTTGCCGTAATGCTGGCCTGGGCGATCGTCCTCGGGGCGGTGCGGGCACCCGGCTGGATGAAGCGCGGCCGCAGCTCGCGGCGCAGCGAGCGCGCCCGCAACGCCATTACTCAGGGCCTGCTCGCGGTCGGCCATGGCGACAGCGCCGCCGCCCGCGCTCACGCCAATGCGGCGCGACGGCACGCGCCGCACGATCCGCTGGCGCTGCTGCTGCAGGCGCAGTCGGCGCAGCTCGAAGGCGATCGCGAAGGCGCACGCCGCGCCTTCCTGGCGATGGCCTCCCGCAAGGACACCAAGTCGCTCGGCATGCGCGGGCTGTATATCGAAGCGCAGCGCGCCGACGATCCATATGCGGCGCTGGCGATCGCCGAAGAGGCGCTGCGGCTGCAGCCGAACTGTGCCTGGGCCTCGCAGGCCGTGCTCGGCTTCCGCTGCGCCAGATCGGACTGGACCGGCGCGCTGGAGATTCTCGAACGCAATCTGTCGGCCGGCCTGATCGACAAGAAGGCGTTCCGCCGGCAGCGCGCGGTATTGCTGACTGCGCGGGCGATCGATCTGGAAGAAAGCGACGAGAGCCTCGCCCGCGACAGCGCGCTGGAAGCCAACAAGCTGGCGCCGACCCTGGTGCCGGCCGCAGTGCTGGCGGCGAAGCATCTGGCCGGAGCACATCAGGTCCGCCGCGCCATGAAGGTGATCGAGGCCGCCTGGCAGGCGCAGCCGCATCCCGAGCTGGCGTCGACCTACGCCAACCTCAAGCCGGGCGACACCGCGACCGCGCGGCTCGGCCGGGTCGAGAACCTGGTCGGCAAGGGACCGCAGCAGCTCGAAAGTGCGGTGGCGATCGCCCGCGCCGCGATCGACGCCGGCTCTTTCGGCCGTGCCCGCGCCGCGCTCGAGCCGTATCTGGAAATGCCGACCCAGCGGGTGGCGATGCTGATGGCCGAGATCGAACATGGCGATCGCGGCGACACCGCCAAGGCACGGGCCTGGACGCTGCGCGCGGTGCGCGCGCTGCACGATCCGGTGTGGACCGCCGACGGCTACGTATCCGATCACTGGCGGCCGGTGTCGCCGGTCACCGGCCGGCTCGACGCCTTCCAGTGGCAGGTGCCGGTGTCGGCGCTGCCGTCGAGCAAGGCGGTGGTGATCGACGATAAGTTCCACGACGCGCTGATCGCTTCCGCCACGACCGAGGCGTTGCCCGCCAGCGAGACGTCGGAGGCAGTGACGGTGACGGTCGAGGCGGCTCCCGAAGCGCCGATCGTGACACCGAAGGAACCGACCGTAGCGGCGGAAGAGCCGGCCAAGCCCGACAAGCCCGCCAAGGCGGCCGAAGCTCCGGCCGAAACGATGGCTGCGCCTGCTTCGTCGTCGTCGCCGCTGTTCCACCGCCGCAAGGAAGCCGCCCCGGTGATCCCGATCGTGCGGGCTCCGGACGATCCCGGCGTCGACGACGACGCCGCGCCCGAAGAGTTCACCGAACGCACGCCGGCGCCGGCCGGGCAGGGCAGCGGCTGGCGCGGCTACCGGCCGCCCCGCTGA
- a CDS encoding GyrI-like domain-containing protein, with amino-acid sequence MERPCLFGLMRVGLVPALVLTLGIAGASAQTAPDASKDAKDKPLAAAPAQAQTPPAQPAPAPAQAAPTPATAAPATPPAASETPAASPAPATPPAPSATQTPAAPVAPAPVQTADPFGEESTLEPKTVVILKGKANWDNAFDSLMDAFKALTALLDKQGIAPNGNPMIVYTSTDDSGFTFQAQIPVPQEPKNLAKSMSIGKSPDGKALKFVHRGSYDNMDNTYEAITNFLDDKKLEAKDTFIEEYVTDPLKTAEDKLVINVYVPMK; translated from the coding sequence ATGGAACGCCCCTGCCTGTTTGGTCTTATGCGTGTCGGGCTGGTGCCGGCGCTGGTGCTGACGCTCGGCATCGCCGGTGCATCCGCCCAGACCGCCCCAGACGCCAGCAAGGACGCCAAGGACAAGCCGCTGGCCGCAGCACCGGCGCAGGCTCAGACACCACCGGCACAGCCGGCCCCGGCCCCGGCTCAGGCCGCGCCGACGCCTGCCACCGCTGCCCCAGCCACGCCCCCGGCCGCAAGCGAAACGCCGGCTGCGTCGCCTGCTCCCGCCACGCCCCCGGCTCCGTCAGCGACCCAGACCCCGGCGGCGCCGGTCGCTCCGGCGCCGGTGCAGACCGCCGATCCGTTCGGAGAAGAGAGCACGCTGGAGCCGAAGACGGTGGTGATCCTGAAGGGCAAGGCGAACTGGGACAACGCCTTCGACAGCCTGATGGATGCGTTCAAGGCGCTGACCGCGCTGCTCGACAAGCAGGGCATCGCGCCGAACGGCAACCCGATGATCGTCTACACCTCGACGGATGATTCCGGCTTCACCTTCCAGGCCCAAATTCCGGTGCCGCAGGAGCCGAAGAACCTCGCCAAGTCGATGAGCATCGGCAAATCGCCCGACGGCAAGGCGCTGAAATTCGTCCACCGCGGCTCCTACGACAACATGGACAACACCTACGAGGCGATCACCAACTTCCTCGACGACAAGAAGCTGGAAGCCAAGGACACCTTCATCGAGGAGTACGTCACCGACCCGCTGAAGACAGCCGAAGACAAGCTGGTGATCAACGTTTACGTGCCGATGAAATGA
- a CDS encoding NAD(P)H-dependent glycerol-3-phosphate dehydrogenase, protein MSSLKSIAVLGGGAWGTALAQTAARAGRNVMLWEHDAGNAEHLIAARESRFLPGVRLEPSIQVTRDLAEAARADALLLVVPAQVLRQVVTSLQPLIAPKTPLVACAKGIEHGTHRFMTEIIAEAAPAAIPAILSGPSFAADVARGLPTAVTIAATDAACAQALAQAMNSGSFRPYHSTDVRGVELGGATKNVLAIAAGIVEGRQLGASALAAMTTRGFVELVRFGKAYGARIETMHGLSGLGDLTMCCSTPQSRNFSFGMALGRGEQIETAAHGKLAEGYYTAPVLLEMAQAKDIDMPISTAVAAVLSGKLSVDAAIEGLLTRPLKAEE, encoded by the coding sequence ATGAGTTCGTTGAAATCGATTGCGGTGCTCGGCGGCGGCGCCTGGGGCACCGCGCTGGCGCAGACAGCCGCCCGCGCGGGCCGAAACGTGATGCTGTGGGAGCATGATGCCGGCAATGCCGAGCATCTGATCGCGGCGCGCGAGAGCCGGTTTCTGCCCGGCGTGCGGCTGGAGCCGTCGATCCAGGTGACGCGCGACCTCGCCGAGGCGGCGCGCGCCGACGCGCTGTTGCTGGTGGTGCCGGCACAGGTGCTGCGTCAAGTCGTGACCTCGCTGCAGCCGCTGATCGCGCCGAAGACGCCGCTGGTCGCCTGCGCCAAGGGCATCGAGCACGGCACCCACCGGTTCATGACCGAGATCATCGCCGAAGCGGCCCCGGCCGCGATCCCGGCGATCCTGTCGGGGCCGAGCTTTGCGGCGGACGTTGCGCGCGGCCTGCCGACCGCGGTGACGATCGCCGCCACCGATGCGGCCTGCGCGCAGGCGCTGGCGCAGGCGATGAATTCCGGCAGCTTCCGTCCTTATCATTCGACCGACGTGCGCGGCGTCGAACTCGGCGGCGCTACCAAGAATGTGCTGGCGATCGCCGCCGGCATCGTCGAGGGCCGCCAGCTTGGCGCGTCCGCGCTGGCGGCGATGACGACGCGCGGCTTCGTCGAACTGGTGCGATTCGGCAAGGCCTATGGGGCGCGAATCGAAACCATGCATGGCCTGTCGGGACTCGGCGATCTGACGATGTGCTGCTCGACGCCGCAGTCGCGCAATTTCTCATTCGGCATGGCGCTCGGCCGCGGCGAGCAGATCGAGACCGCCGCGCATGGCAAGCTCGCCGAAGGCTACTACACCGCGCCGGTGCTGCTGGAGATGGCGCAGGCCAAGGACATCGACATGCCGATCTCGACCGCGGTGGCGGCGGTGCTCAGCGGCAAGCTCAGCGTCGATGCCGCGATCGAAGGGCTGCTGACGCGGCCTCTCAAGGCGGAGGAATAG
- the tsaD gene encoding tRNA (adenosine(37)-N6)-threonylcarbamoyltransferase complex transferase subunit TsaD — MLVLGIETTCDETAAAVVERRADGSGRLLSNIVRSQTDEHAPFGGVVPEIAARAHVDVLDGIIAAAMNEAGVAFAGLSGVAAAAGPGLIGGVIVGLTTAKAIALVHGTPLIAVNHLEAHALTPRLTDAVEFPYCLFLASGGHTQIVAVLGVGNYVRLGTTVDDAVGEAFDKIAKMLGLPYPGGPQVERAAEAGDPNRFAFPRPMLGRQDANFSLSGLKTAVRNEAGKLTPLDPQDIADLCAGFQAAVLDSVADRLGAGLRLFKERFGPPKALVAAGGVAANQAIRRMLREVAAKAQTTLIVPPPALCTDNGAMIAWAGAERLALGLTDPMDTAPRARWLLDAGATAPAKFANTRAGF; from the coding sequence TTGCTGGTGCTGGGGATCGAGACCACCTGCGATGAAACCGCAGCCGCCGTGGTCGAGCGCCGTGCCGACGGCAGCGGCAGGCTTCTCTCCAATATTGTGCGCTCCCAGACCGACGAACATGCGCCGTTTGGGGGCGTCGTACCGGAGATCGCCGCGCGCGCCCATGTCGATGTGCTGGATGGCATCATTGCGGCGGCGATGAACGAAGCCGGCGTGGCGTTCGCCGGGCTGTCCGGCGTCGCCGCGGCCGCGGGGCCGGGACTGATCGGCGGCGTCATCGTCGGGCTGACCACCGCCAAGGCGATCGCGCTGGTGCACGGCACCCCGCTGATCGCAGTCAATCACCTCGAAGCCCATGCGCTGACGCCGCGGCTGACCGATGCGGTCGAGTTTCCATATTGCCTGTTCCTCGCCTCCGGCGGCCACACCCAGATCGTCGCGGTGCTCGGTGTCGGTAACTACGTCCGGCTGGGGACCACGGTCGACGACGCGGTCGGCGAGGCGTTCGACAAGATCGCCAAGATGCTCGGCCTGCCATACCCCGGCGGCCCGCAGGTCGAACGTGCGGCCGAAGCCGGCGATCCCAACCGGTTCGCGTTCCCCCGCCCGATGCTGGGGCGGCAGGACGCCAACTTCTCGCTGTCCGGTCTGAAGACCGCGGTGCGCAACGAGGCCGGCAAGCTGACGCCGCTCGATCCGCAGGACATCGCCGATCTGTGCGCCGGCTTTCAGGCCGCGGTGCTGGACTCGGTGGCCGACCGGCTAGGCGCCGGCTTGCGGCTGTTCAAGGAGCGGTTCGGCCCGCCGAAGGCGTTGGTCGCGGCCGGCGGCGTCGCCGCCAATCAGGCGATCCGGCGGATGCTGCGCGAGGTCGCCGCGAAAGCGCAGACCACGCTGATCGTGCCGCCGCCGGCGCTGTGCACCGACAACGGCGCGATGATCGCCTGGGCCGGCGCCGAACGGCTCGCGCTCGGCCTCACCGACCCGATGGATACCGCGCCGCGCGCGCGCTGGCTGCTCGACGCTGGCGCCACCGCGCCGGCCAAATTTGCCAACACGCGCGCCGGCTTCTAA
- a CDS encoding COG4223 family protein produces the protein MVENRPEHEQAAEPAGHSKPAGEETSAAAPGTEADAPAETTPDAEPARGPEQAFDIAADQREQAEQAAGLPEPEFATTTATADASATSQSSTPPRSSIASLMLPPVLTIAIATGLVVGAAQLGLLPQFLSSTSVSAPQTDPAALDALNARIAKLEAAPAAGGATATTPGDSAALEALAIRITNLEAQPKPAAGTPTAADPADAGPIDALEKTVASLRDDLTALRGQADQLAATVKDLKTLPANGAGSDDTKPGTAAGPDNAAALEQTTAALAAIDRRLGALETAAKAEAEKPAPKPAPAEDSALRRAVAATLLDLAVTQGQPFQPLLKAATPLAPDAAALKPLDRFAATGVPSAHALGHELVDLLPKLLPDKTSANANFLDRFQANAERLVKIQRSDAVEGIDRTAIVGRLTAAGKQGDIAAALKELKALAPGDRAPVQSWIDKAEARDQALAASHQFATAALGALQKPSP, from the coding sequence ATGGTCGAGAACAGGCCCGAACACGAACAGGCTGCGGAACCGGCCGGGCATTCCAAACCCGCGGGCGAGGAGACGAGCGCTGCGGCTCCCGGGACCGAGGCGGATGCGCCGGCGGAAACGACACCCGACGCCGAGCCGGCACGCGGACCGGAGCAGGCGTTCGATATCGCTGCCGACCAGCGCGAGCAGGCCGAACAGGCCGCCGGGCTGCCGGAGCCGGAATTCGCCACCACCACCGCCACGGCCGATGCGTCGGCAACTTCTCAAAGCTCAACGCCGCCGCGGAGCAGCATCGCGTCGCTGATGCTGCCGCCGGTTCTGACGATCGCGATTGCCACCGGCCTCGTCGTCGGCGCCGCCCAGTTGGGCCTGCTGCCGCAGTTCCTGTCGTCGACCAGCGTCAGCGCTCCGCAGACCGATCCTGCGGCACTCGATGCGCTGAACGCCCGGATCGCCAAGCTCGAAGCCGCTCCCGCGGCTGGCGGCGCAACGGCCACGACGCCGGGCGACAGCGCAGCGCTGGAAGCGCTGGCGATCCGGATCACCAATCTCGAAGCCCAACCGAAGCCAGCAGCCGGTACACCAACCGCGGCGGATCCCGCCGACGCCGGCCCGATCGACGCGCTGGAAAAGACCGTGGCTTCGCTGCGGGACGATCTGACGGCGCTGCGCGGCCAGGCCGATCAGCTCGCCGCGACGGTGAAAGACCTGAAGACGCTGCCGGCCAACGGCGCGGGCAGCGACGACACCAAGCCCGGCACGGCCGCCGGTCCCGACAACGCGGCCGCGCTGGAGCAGACCACCGCGGCACTCGCCGCGATCGATCGGCGGCTCGGCGCCCTGGAGACCGCCGCCAAAGCCGAGGCTGAGAAACCGGCGCCGAAGCCGGCACCCGCCGAGGACAGCGCGTTGCGCCGCGCGGTCGCCGCCACCTTGCTCGACCTCGCCGTCACCCAGGGCCAACCGTTCCAGCCGTTGCTGAAGGCCGCCACCCCGCTGGCGCCCGATGCCGCAGCGCTGAAACCGCTCGATCGGTTCGCCGCCACCGGCGTCCCGAGCGCCCACGCGCTCGGCCACGAGCTCGTCGATCTGCTGCCGAAGCTGCTGCCCGACAAGACCAGCGCGAATGCCAATTTCCTCGACCGGTTCCAGGCCAATGCCGAGCGGCTGGTCAAGATCCAGCGCTCCGACGCGGTCGAAGGCATCGATCGCACCGCGATCGTCGGCCGTCTGACCGCAGCCGGCAAGCAGGGCGATATCGCCGCGGCGCTGAAGGAGCTGAAAGCGCTTGCGCCGGGTGACCGGGCTCCTGTTCAATCCTGGATCGACAAGGCCGAGGCGCGCGACCAAGCCCTCGCCGCGTCGCATCAATTCGCCACCGCAGCGCTCGGGGCGCTGCAAAAACCGTCGCCATAG
- the mtaB gene encoding tRNA (N(6)-L-threonylcarbamoyladenosine(37)-C(2))-methylthiotransferase MtaB, with translation MAVEVVTFGCRLNAFESELIRREAEGAGLADTIVVNSCAVTNEAVAQARQQIRKLKRARPEALIIVTGCAAQTEPATFAAMQEVDRVIGNDDKTRSHAWHAAKGALDAGPSFGLDSEQKIAVADIMAVREMAPHLLDGYQSGLPRVFVQVQNGCDHRCTFCIIPYGRGNSRSVPVGAVVEQVRRLAERGHAEIVLTGVDLTSYGADLPGTPKLGTLVKKVLRHVPELQRLRISSIDQVEADRDLIDAIATEPRLMPHLHLSLQAGDDLILKRMKRRHARADAIAFCAETRRLRPDIALGADLIAGFPTETDEMFQRSLDLVEECGLTFLHVFPYSPRPGTPAARMPQLDGRVIRARAARLRAAGDAALQRRLDAETGASRAVLIESPTQGRTEHFLPVAISGATPGDVQSLRITGHDGTRLTV, from the coding sequence ATGGCCGTCGAGGTCGTCACCTTCGGCTGCCGCCTCAACGCGTTCGAGTCCGAGCTGATCCGGCGCGAGGCGGAAGGCGCCGGCCTCGCTGACACCATCGTGGTCAACAGTTGCGCGGTAACCAACGAGGCGGTGGCCCAGGCGCGGCAGCAGATCCGCAAGCTGAAACGCGCGCGCCCCGAGGCCCTGATCATCGTCACCGGCTGCGCGGCCCAGACCGAGCCGGCGACGTTCGCGGCGATGCAAGAGGTCGACCGCGTCATCGGTAACGACGACAAGACCCGCAGCCACGCCTGGCACGCCGCCAAGGGCGCGCTCGACGCAGGCCCGAGCTTCGGGCTCGACAGCGAACAGAAGATCGCGGTCGCCGACATCATGGCGGTGCGCGAAATGGCGCCGCATCTGCTGGACGGCTACCAGAGCGGCCTGCCGCGGGTGTTCGTGCAGGTGCAGAACGGCTGCGACCATCGCTGCACGTTCTGCATCATCCCGTACGGCCGCGGGAATTCCCGCTCGGTACCGGTCGGCGCAGTGGTCGAGCAGGTGCGGCGATTGGCCGAGCGCGGCCACGCCGAGATCGTGCTGACCGGGGTCGACCTCACCAGCTACGGCGCCGACCTGCCGGGCACGCCGAAGCTCGGCACCCTGGTTAAGAAAGTGTTACGGCATGTGCCGGAGCTGCAGCGGCTGCGGATCTCGTCGATCGATCAGGTCGAGGCCGATCGCGACCTGATCGATGCGATCGCCACCGAGCCGCGGCTGATGCCGCATCTGCACCTGTCACTGCAGGCCGGCGACGATCTGATCCTCAAACGGATGAAGCGCCGGCACGCCCGCGCCGATGCGATTGCGTTCTGCGCCGAGACACGGCGACTGCGGCCGGACATCGCGCTCGGCGCCGATCTGATCGCCGGCTTCCCGACCGAGACCGACGAGATGTTTCAGCGCTCGCTCGACCTCGTCGAGGAGTGCGGCCTGACGTTTCTGCATGTGTTTCCGTATTCGCCGCGGCCCGGCACGCCGGCGGCGCGGATGCCGCAGCTCGATGGCCGCGTGATCCGCGCCCGCGCCGCCCGGCTGCGCGCAGCCGGCGATGCAGCGCTGCAGCGGCGGCTGGATGCGGAGACCGGCGCCTCCCGCGCGGTGCTGATCGAGAGCCCGACGCAGGGCCGCACCGAACACTTCCTCCCGGTCGCGATTTCAGGCGCGACGCCGGGCGACGTGCAGAGCTTGCGGATCACCGGACACGACGGCACGCGGCTGACCGTATAG
- a CDS encoding uroporphyrinogen-III synthase — MALLVTRPQPDGDATAKALRAKGYDVLLAPMLRFEPVPFPDDPDARYTGVIVTSANALRALEDQPVLARLLGLPLFAVGKHTARKAQDAGFNDIIVADGDAARLRIKIGDSLRGTDKRAGALLYLAGADLSRDLAGELREDGFEVVMQTAYRMAPVPTLPAEVCEAFAANRIEAVLHYSRRSARAFIDATRTSGIEISALAIAQCCLSEAVSEVVREAGANQVMVARKPDEKALLEALDRALGPAKVN, encoded by the coding sequence GTGGCTTTGCTCGTCACCCGCCCGCAACCCGACGGCGACGCGACCGCAAAGGCGCTGCGCGCGAAGGGCTACGACGTGTTGCTGGCGCCGATGCTGCGGTTCGAGCCGGTGCCGTTCCCCGACGATCCCGACGCACGCTACACCGGGGTGATCGTCACCAGCGCCAACGCGCTGCGTGCACTGGAGGACCAGCCGGTGCTGGCGCGTCTTCTGGGGCTGCCGTTGTTCGCGGTCGGCAAGCACACCGCCCGCAAGGCGCAGGACGCCGGTTTCAACGACATCATCGTGGCCGATGGCGACGCCGCCCGACTCAGGATCAAGATCGGCGACAGCCTGCGCGGGACAGACAAGCGGGCCGGCGCGTTGCTGTATCTGGCGGGCGCCGATCTGTCGCGGGATCTCGCCGGCGAATTGCGCGAAGATGGCTTCGAGGTGGTGATGCAGACCGCCTACAGGATGGCGCCGGTGCCGACCCTGCCGGCGGAGGTGTGCGAGGCCTTCGCGGCCAACCGGATCGAAGCGGTGCTGCACTATTCGCGGCGCAGCGCGCGGGCGTTCATCGACGCGACGCGGACCTCCGGCATCGAGATCTCGGCGCTGGCGATTGCGCAATGCTGCCTGTCGGAGGCGGTCTCCGAGGTGGTGCGCGAGGCCGGCGCCAACCAGGTGATGGTGGCGCGCAAGCCGGACGAAAAGGCGCTGCTCGAAGCGCTGGATCGGGCACTCGGCCCGGCCAAAGTGAATTGA
- a CDS encoding class I SAM-dependent methyltransferase, whose amino-acid sequence MSTSAITDPVAFIHANTRLRAVPLVPEVMLHVADEALPLWSKTEEELGEAGLPPPFWAFAWAGGQALARYVLDHPQDVAGKDVIDLASGSGLVAIAAMKAGARKVTAFDIDGFAREAILVNAAANGVAIEVCDHDLLAGPHPLPAQAVLAGDIFYQQDIAGLAFAFLKSRVALGARVLIGDPGRYYLPKDQLVQLATYGVPVTRELEDSEIKHTGVWTLK is encoded by the coding sequence ATGAGCACCTCCGCCATTACCGATCCCGTCGCCTTCATCCATGCCAACACGCGGCTCCGCGCCGTGCCGCTGGTGCCGGAGGTGATGCTGCATGTCGCCGACGAGGCGCTGCCGCTGTGGAGCAAGACCGAAGAAGAGCTCGGCGAAGCCGGGTTGCCGCCGCCGTTCTGGGCGTTCGCCTGGGCAGGCGGACAGGCGCTGGCGCGCTACGTGCTGGATCATCCGCAGGACGTCGCCGGCAAGGACGTGATTGATCTCGCCTCCGGCTCGGGGCTGGTGGCGATCGCGGCGATGAAGGCCGGCGCGCGCAAGGTCACCGCGTTCGATATCGATGGTTTTGCCCGCGAGGCGATCCTGGTCAATGCCGCGGCCAATGGCGTCGCGATCGAGGTCTGCGACCATGATCTGCTCGCCGGGCCGCATCCGCTGCCGGCGCAGGCCGTGCTCGCCGGCGATATCTTCTATCAGCAGGACATCGCCGGGCTTGCGTTTGCGTTTCTGAAAAGCCGGGTGGCGCTAGGCGCGCGGGTGCTGATCGGCGATCCCGGCCGTTACTATCTGCCGAAGGACCAGCTCGTGCAGCTCGCGACTTATGGCGTGCCGGTGACGCGCGAACTGGAAGATTCCGAAATCAAACACACCGGGGTTTGGACGCTGAAGTAA
- a CDS encoding EVE domain-containing protein translates to MAYWLVKSEPSVWSWDQQVAKGAAGEAWTGVRNHSAKLHMVAMRRGDRAFYYHSNEGKEIVGIAEIIREAYPDPTDASGKFVCVDIKADKPLKTPVTLAAVKAEPRLAEMALLKYSRLSVQPVTAEEWKLVCKMGGL, encoded by the coding sequence GTGGCGTACTGGCTGGTGAAATCCGAACCGTCGGTGTGGTCGTGGGATCAGCAGGTCGCCAAGGGCGCCGCCGGCGAAGCCTGGACCGGCGTGCGCAATCACTCCGCCAAGCTCCATATGGTGGCGATGCGGCGCGGCGACCGCGCGTTCTACTATCACTCCAACGAGGGCAAGGAGATCGTCGGCATCGCCGAGATCATCCGCGAGGCCTATCCGGATCCGACCGATGCCAGCGGCAAGTTCGTCTGCGTCGACATCAAGGCCGACAAGCCGCTGAAAACCCCGGTGACGCTCGCCGCCGTCAAGGCCGAACCCCGCCTTGCCGAGATGGCGCTGCTGAAGTACTCGCGGCTTTCGGTGCAGCCGGTGACGGCCGAGGAATGGAAACTGGTCTGCAAGATGGGCGGGCTTTAG